A window of Bactrocera dorsalis isolate Fly_Bdor chromosome 4, ASM2337382v1, whole genome shotgun sequence genomic DNA:
atgtaatttaaaacatGACTAATTCGCCACTAGTACTCAAGTGGATACAGATAACGCGTCTGCGCACATTTGTCACTTTCAAGAGATTACTTTTAGTCCATATTTCACATAGCTTTAGTCGATTTTGTTAAGCGCCTTGAATTTtctgcaaatacatatttattatttatgttttttcaaaTACGAAATCTAACTTACTTCAGTTTTTTGTAAGCCTCATCAGATTCGTAGTCAGCCTTCAGCAATGCTATGCGCACCCAACGCGGACGCTCGTGTATCACTTTGTGTATAACGAATTTCAAACCCAACAGCAGATGTTCGAAGAGTATAAACGTGATGTCGGGCATTTGTGgaaatagttttgagaaaaatccTCTGCAAATGAAGGAGTTAGTATTAGGATACGCTTTAAatgctttgttttttaattaaaaaatttaatttttgaacacaaaattgtaattcaaattttgaaaatctacTTTCTattctaaaatgttttttagtaaaaaaaaataatttttaatctcaAAATTAGAGTTAAATTAATTGGAAATCggaattaaatattgaaatatacaatttttaatcccaaaatgaaaattataaatggaTAAAGTATATGTAGATCGTTTAAATGTGTAAGTTCGCTCTACAGTATTGAAACGCAAAGTTTGAAAgcgcgaaaaaaaaacaaaattaaaaaaagttttttttacaattacaattacaatttttttagcttCCAACGTTTGTTTTGaactaaaaaactttttttaactgacaatttttttaactaaaaacttttttttttttgaatgttgaattaatattaatcttttttagttttcaacccgatatttggaattaaattattatttttttattattattcaacaggactttaaattttatttttaatatttaaatgcggTAATTGAAacatagaaatagaaaaaaaatatcatttgcgagattactaaataaaaaaaaaataatttaaataagtataaaatataaataaattcatttaaataattcaattattCTTTAAGACATCATTTGCAACCCTGGCTCAAATATGTGACATATCATGAAttatatatcaaaattttcGTAAATAGGTAACCGTTATTTATGGTTGCTGCAACAACTATTTCCTTCAATTTAATATAGATTGGCATATACTACTAAGCACTATGAAGCAAAACTGCATAAACAAATTCTTACTTACTTAACATTTGGCTGCAAATAGAGCAAACCACAGTTGCTCAGAATCGCCATCACCGAAAGCAATTCAAAGGCCGACTGCCAAGCGCCAGTATTCTTCGCGCGTCTGCCGAATGGACGTTTGAATATGTTACAGAGCTATAACGGAAGCATACAAGTCACGATACATAcaacatgtaaacaaaaaaattgcaatttaccTTAAATAAATCGATATGCATGGCGAAAATGTTGTTGATTAACGCGCCCAAAGCAGCAAACGGCGCTACGGCGGCGAACAGCACCACATAACCGAACTGTATGCACATCTGCAGGTAATCCTCATAGGTCGATTGATACTGATCGAGTCCAGCTTCATAAAAGCATTGTTCGTAGCGTGCCAAATCGCTGACATTTGTCTTCACATCCTCATCGATTTCCTTATGCATATACTTTACGAATTTCTGACGCACCACAGCTAAGAGGGGAATGCCAATTTCTTGTGCAATGCAAACAATCTGttgatgtgaaaaataaaagcattatGTAATGTATTTTAAAAGGCAAAAACTAGCAAATGTACCTGAAAGATGAGCAACTGCATCATTAGTTGATATTTCAGCTGTTGCAAATCCCGCAGCACAAATGCAATGTAgaatagtgaaaaaaaattgttgacaatTTCAAAAAGCATTAATTTATTCACACGATGACGATCATACTGAGAGCGTGTGCGATGGTTTTCCTGGTCAGTCAAGAAGGTAGCTAACTTCTCGTAAGCCCACGAGAAAATAGCGATGAGTATTGATTGTACGATAACCGGTATGTATAGTAACCAAGAATCAGGCCCtggaaacattaaaatttatttttaaaaatatatatatatataagagtaTTTTCACGCCTACCAAAATCTGCTAGTACCTCGGCTTCTATCTGAAACTGGTACAAAGCAAAATAAGATGCCGCTGCGACGCACATTAGCACGACAGGGTATGAAACgcaatacatttgtaaataagtATAACGCATGGGATATTGCAGCATCATTTTGCCCGTGATGGGATCCGGTTTTAAGACGCCATAATACGCTGTGCGCGGTTTGTCCAGACTACTCATCTCAATATTACCCCAACGGTATGAATAACCAGAGCACTTGCGCTTCCACAGTTCCAGAAAAATCTaaaccagaaaaaaaattattaattttgaccgaaaataaaaaatcaaatttttatttcataaaaactgCAACTACCGTTGTCCAAAGCACATAGAAACTGCAAACCAATGACAAATTCACATTCCACACACATTGCAGCATACCGAAAATGGCGGGAAATATTAGTGCCTTCGTGTAGAACTCAGTGAAACCGAAATAGAGTGCTATGCTTGCGCCAAAATAATTGCATATATCTTCAATGGGCAATTGGCGACGTTTCCAATCAAATGCGAATCTATCTAGATACTCCTAGAAATGACAGAaataaacaacataaataaattatattttaagtaatttatagcTCTTACAATATTGTGCAGTGGAAAGAAATCTTCGACTATGCCATTCTTTATATATGAGAGAATTGCTGGCTTCACGATATCTTTAATCAGCACTGGACCCTCGAACTCACGCACGATATCTGCAGGGGTCATGCCAGGCAGCAAATAATCGGATATGCAATCACAATTGAACTTCTGCATGCTGCCCGTGATGGTGAGCTTGCTCAGTTCGGCCTCATCGGCGAATCGCAGCAGCGTATCCGTAGTGGCAGATAGATAGAGGTACTTTTCAGTTTTGCTACAAGAGATGACAggaaatgtaattaattttttttacttgtgtGATCATCAATCAATTTCGGATCAGActagaatatttaaaaactcattttaaaatcacaacgatgttattattacaattttgataaattatttttattattatattactaaaaattaatcACATTACCGTAAATTTCATGTAAggagattattttttttttattattgcagtTATTAAGAGGTTAGGAAAaggcaaacatacacacacaaaccaTAATTTGCACATACCTTACAACCTCAAGCGTTGTAAGCACTTTGAATTCTTGTATTATCTTCTCCACATCTTGGCAGTGGCGTAATTTGGCCTTGTCCGAGAAAATTATTACGGCATATGTCTGAAAAAGTTCATAGTAATTGAAATACGTGCAATTTAAATGTGGTGAGGTCACTTACCCTCTCGAAATCGGGTACATCAATTGATTGCTTTTGTCGTATGCTCCGTTGACGCCGGAACAACTGATTCTCGATAATCGAGGTAATGCGTGGACCttgtgaaataataataataagttgaaattatgtatttcataaTCATTTGGAGAAATagaagaaaatttgtaaattcaaAATACACACTTTTGGCACCATCTGACATTCTTCACTCTTtattgtattaataaatatatgtatctaataATTTTGGCCACCTCTTCACAACCAACAATTATCACCTACAACAACTTTTTGGCAATGTATGAATATGCAgcaaaaatacttcaaaaatacataaatacagtaTAAGTATGAACCTACTTGATATGGTGTAagagaaataaacaaataaacaataaacatGCAGTAAGAATTGTCAAAATCACAaggcaccaacaacaacaattcgaTATAACATTGTCATCTTTGCCGgcatttgtgtttttgttacgAAGGGGCGCCTTTTCGCCCTTGGCTGGCTTGCTAGCAGCACCGCCTGGCATGCGATCCCATTCCCATAGAACTTCAGCTTCCGGATCAGGATCGTAATTATTGCTTTCtgtaataattgaaaaaaaaa
This region includes:
- the LOC105223691 gene encoding anoctamin-8 isoform X1; this translates as MSDGAKSPRITSIIENQLFRRQRSIRQKQSIDVPDFERTYAVIIFSDKAKLRHCQDVEKIIQEFKVLTTLEVVSKTEKYLYLSATTDTLLRFADEAELSKLTITGSMQKFNCDCISDYLLPGMTPADIVREFEGPVLIKDIVKPAILSYIKNGIVEDFFPLHNIEYLDRFAFDWKRRQLPIEDICNYFGASIALYFGFTEFYTKALIFPAIFGMLQCVWNVNLSLVCSFYVLWTTIFLELWKRKCSGYSYRWGNIEMSSLDKPRTAYYGVLKPDPITGKMMLQYPMRYTYLQMYCVSYPVVLMCVAAASYFALYQFQIEAEVLADFGPDSWLLYIPVIVQSILIAIFSWAYEKLATFLTDQENHRTRSQYDRHRVNKLMLFEIVNNFFSLFYIAFVLRDLQQLKYQLMMQLLIFQIVCIAQEIGIPLLAVVRQKFVKYMHKEIDEDVKTNVSDLARYEQCFYEAGLDQYQSTYEDYLQMCIQFGYVVLFAAVAPFAALGALINNIFAMHIDLFKLCNIFKRPFGRRAKNTGAWQSAFELLSVMAILSNCGLLYLQPNVKGFFSKLFPQMPDITFILFEHLLLGLKFVIHKVIHERPRWVRIALLKADYESDEAYKKLKKFKALNKID
- the LOC105223691 gene encoding anoctamin-8 isoform X2 → MQKFNCDCISDYLLPGMTPADIVREFEGPVLIKDIVKPAILSYIKNGIVEDFFPLHNIEYLDRFAFDWKRRQLPIEDICNYFGASIALYFGFTEFYTKALIFPAIFGMLQCVWNVNLSLVCSFYVLWTTIFLELWKRKCSGYSYRWGNIEMSSLDKPRTAYYGVLKPDPITGKMMLQYPMRYTYLQMYCVSYPVVLMCVAAASYFALYQFQIEAEVLADFGPDSWLLYIPVIVQSILIAIFSWAYEKLATFLTDQENHRTRSQYDRHRVNKLMLFEIVNNFFSLFYIAFVLRDLQQLKYQLMMQLLIFQIVCIAQEIGIPLLAVVRQKFVKYMHKEIDEDVKTNVSDLARYEQCFYEAGLDQYQSTYEDYLQMCIQFGYVVLFAAVAPFAALGALINNIFAMHIDLFKLCNIFKRPFGRRAKNTGAWQSAFELLSVMAILSNCGLLYLQPNVKGFFSKLFPQMPDITFILFEHLLLGLKFVIHKVIHERPRWVRIALLKADYESDEAYKKLKKFKALNKID